Below is a window of Streptomyces qaidamensis DNA.
CGCCAGTCCATCACCACGATGTACTCGGCCTTGGTGGCCTTTCGGATCCGCTCCGCCTCCCGCTGCACCGGGCCGTCCGGCGAGGGCGGTGTGTCCCGCAGGTCCTTCGCGAGATCCGGCAGCTGCGCGGTCGTCTGCGCGATCGCGAGCGCGCGGCGCATGGCCTGGTCGTCGAGCTGGTTGCTGAGGGGGGCGAGGAACAATCCGGTCGCGAGCACAGCGACTCCCGCGGCGATCGCCACCTGCATCAGCAGCACCTGCGAGAACACCCGCCGGGGCAGGCCGAGGCGCAGGCGGCGTGGGGGGGGAGTGGGGCTCATACCCAAGACCGTACGTGCGGCCGGCCGCCTGCCCTAGACGGGTGTGGCGTGGATCTCCAGATCAATGTGTACAGAGGCGGCCTCAATGTGTGCCCGAGGTCAGCCGGACGGTCAGCTGGCCAATGAGGTTGTCACCCTCACCTCGTGCACCGCCACCACGTCCATGCGGGCGGGGGTGCCGAGGACGGACGCCCCGCAGCTCTCGGGGCGGGGCGGCAGGGCCGCGCCCTGGGCCACGTCGACCTGCCAGCGGCGTCCGTCTGCGTGGTCGACGGTCACCTCCCAGCGCGGGGCCGCGCCGGACGTGCGGACGACACTCAGAGCCTGAGCGCCGTATTCGCCGGCCCTGGTACGCACGGCGAGCTCGGCGGCCTGACCGGGCCGGTCCCAGGCCGAGCTGCCCCGGCACCCCTCCACGACGATCCGCCCCTCACGGGCGCCGTGCAGGACCTCCTTGAGGGAATGGGCCTCGGCCCGGCCGTAGACGTATCCGTACGGCAGCACGAGCACCGTGGGGGAGAAGCGGTGACCACCCAGATGGGTGACCTCCCAGACGCCCTCGACCCCCGACGTCGCCAGCTCGGCCGCGAGAGGCCGGCCCAGGAGGGCACAGCAGCGGTCGCGCTTGCCGTTGGTGCAGACGAGGGCGAGCGGGTCACCGTCGTGGGGCCGGCCGCCGAGCAGCGCACCGAACGAGCGGTGGTCGCCCCGGCCGAGCGCGGCGAAGTCGAGGCCGAGCAGCTCCCCGGGGTCCGGGGTAGAGGCGCTGTACAGCCATACGTTGCCCGGGACGACGTGCGCGGCGTACACCCGGCGCGCTGCGGGCATGCGGCGGTCCGCGTGGCGCCCGGGGCGGCGGATGAGCGCGATCCGTACGCCCGTGTCCTTGGCGGCCGCCTCCAGGGCACGCCCCAGTGCGGGGTCCAGGTGACTCGAAGTGAGCGCCTTGGCACCCCACGGACCGGGCTGTTCCAGCAACAGCCAGGTCGTCGCTGTGGCCGCGGTTCCCGAAATGGGCTCGCCGAAGTCCCGGGAGACGCTTGAGCACGTACTCACAGAGGTGAGCCTAACCTGACCTCCGCCGCGGCGACGTCCGGGCCCTGCCGGCGCTACTCCGGCAGTGGCTGCGGCGGTTTCGGACCTGTGTAGAGACCGCTCGGGCGCATTCGCAGCGGGCGCTCGCCGTACTCCTCCAGGGCATGGGCGATCCAGCCCGCCGTCCGGGCCACGGCGAAGATCGTCTCGCCGGCGCTCGGGGCCATGCCGCAGGACGCGGTGAGCACGGCCAGGGCCAGGTCCACGTTGGCGTGCAGGGGGGCGTGACGGGCGGTCGTCTCGACGATGTCGCGGGCCGCGAGGAGTGCGGGCTCCGCGCGCGGGATCTGCTCCAGGAGGGCGAACAGGGCACGCGCGCGTGGGTCCTCGCCGGGGTAGAGCCGGTGTCCGAGGCCCGGGATACGACGGCCGGCCCGCAGTTCGTCCGCGATCACGGGTGCCGCGTCGCCCTGGTCGAGCACGTCCTGCAGCAGCCGGTGGGCGAGCCCGCTGGCCGCGCCGTGCAGCGGGCCCTCGATCACGCCCAGCCCGGCGGAGACCGCGGCGTAGGCGTGGGCACGGGCGGACGCGGCGAGGCGCACCGCGAGGGTGGAGGCGGCCAGGTCGTGGTCGACGAGGAGGGCGAGGGCGGTGTCCAGGGCGCGCAGGGAGGCCTCGTCGGGGTCCTTGTGCACCGACAGCCGGGACCACAGGCGGTGGGCCAGGGGGCCTTCGTCGCGGCGCCGGTGGCCCGCCGGGGGCAGAGCGGCCACGAGCGTGGGGATGAGGGTGCGAGCGGTGCCGGGTACGGCGCCCTCCGAGAGGTCGAACCGCAGGGGGTCGGCGGTCGCGGCGGCGATCGTCGCGACCCTCAACAGGTCGGCGGGAGCGGCGTGTTCGGGCAGGGCGGCGACGGCGCGACGGGCTACGGCGACGGAAGCGGACGGTGCGGTGAACGTGCTGCCCGGGAGCATCCGGCCCGTCCACAGCCACTCGGCGACCTCCTCGTAGGTGTGCCGGGTGGCCAGGTCGACCGCGTCTACACCGCGGAAGAAGTAGCGGTCGCTCCCGATGAGCGTGAGGCGGGTGCGGACGGACAGCTCGCCGCCGGAGCCGGAACCGCCGACGCTCTCCCGCCTGTTGCGCCGGGCGAGGGCCTCGACCTCACCGGCGTCGAAGGTGCTGCCCCGGCCGCCGCTCACCCGCCGGCTGCTGAGCTGGCCGCGGCTCACGTACGCGTACACGGTCTCCGGCTTCACACCGAGCAGCTCGGCGGCCTCCTTGGTGCTCAGCCGCCGTTCCGTGTCCTGGGGGGCGGGCTCTTGATCGCGCATGGGGTCACCGTATCCGTCCAGCGGACCATTGACTGACGTATTGATTCAATCAATATTGACAGGGCTTTAGTCAATCATGGACAGTCAAATCAAGTCCAGGGAGGAAGTCATGTCCGTTAACAGGTCAGCAGCCACTCTTGTCGAAGCGCCTCGGGGGCTTGCCGGTGTCGTAGTCACCGACACCCGGATCGGTGATGTACGCGGCCGCGAGGGCTTCTACCACTACCGCCAGTACTCCGCCGTCGACCTCGCGCGGACCCGCGGCTTCGAGGACGTCTGGCACCTGCTCGTGCACGGCGAACTGCCGGACGCCGAGCTGAGTGCGGCCTTCAGCGCCGAGACCGCCGCGCTGCGACGCCTGCCCGACGGCGTGCGGGCGGCGCTGCCGGCCATCGCCGCGGCCGGTGGGCGCTCCGGGCCACTGGCCGGGATGCGTACCGCTCTGTCGCTGTTGGGTGCCGCGAAGGGGTTCCGCCCCGTGTACGACATCGACGCCGAGCGGCGCCGGAGGGACACGATCGAGGCGGCCGCGGCCGTACCGACGCTGCTCACCGCGCTGCACCGGCTGGGCAAGGGGCTGGAACCGGTGGAGCCGTGCGAGGGCCTGACCTACGCGGCGAACTACCTGTACATGCTGACCGGTTCGGTGCCGACCGAGCGGCATGCGCGGGCGATCGAGCAATACTTGATCTCAACCATTGATCACGGATTCAACGCATCCACCTTCACGGCCCGGGTCATCGCGTCGACGGGCGCGGACGTGGCGGCATGCCTGGCCGGGGCGGTGGCGGCGCTCTCGGGTCCGTTGCACGGGGGTGCGCCCAGCCGGGCTCTGGACACGCTGGACGCGATCGGCACCCCGGACCGTATCGATCCCTGGGTGCGTCAGCGGGTGCTCGCCGGTGAGCGCATCATGGGGTTCGGGCACGCGATCTACCGCACGGAGGACCCGCGGTCCCGGCTGCTGCGCGAGGTCGCACAGGGGTTCGGCGGGCCGCGGGTGGACTTCGCCGTCGAGGTCGAGCGTCGCATCGAGGCGATTCTGGCGGAGCTGAAGCCCGGGCGGGAGCTGCACACCAACGTCGAGTACTACGCGGGCGTGGTCATGGAACTCTGCGGTCTGCCTCGCGAGATGTTCACCCCGACCTTTGCCGCCGGCCGGGCGGTGGGCTGGAGCGCCAACATCCTGGAGCAGGCGGAGGACACGAAGATCATCAGGCCCGTGGCGCGGTATGTGGGGCCGGAGGCGCCGGTGCCTGTGCCGGTCTGAGGGAAAGCGCCGCCGGGTGGGGGGCTTGACGATACGAGGCGATCGTCCTCAGGCGTGCCACGCGTGAAACGGCCATCCGAGCGGCTCTGATCGGCGGGAAGACGGAGAGAGGGCGCACAGAGGGAAGCGAGGGCCGCCCACATCGGGCCCTGCCCGAGTCTGCCCCGCGAGCGCTGCTGACGGCCGTTCACTCGGTGTGGATCTTCCGGCTCGTATCCTGGTGCGGCATCCCCATTTCCCACGTGTGCCGGGAACGCGAGCCGGTGCACGCGTCGGCGCGAGAGAGGTCGCACGGTGAGCCAGCCGAGCCCGAAACCGCAGCAGATCCCGGTCGTCGTCCTGGCCGGATTCCTCGGCTCGGGAAAGACCACTCTGCTCAACCACCTCCTGCACCGCAGCGGCGGCAGCCGTATCGGCGCCATCGTCAACGACTTCGGGGCGATCGAGATCGACGCCATGGCGGTGGCGGGAGCGCTCGGCGACTCGACGGTCTCCCTCGGCAACGGCTGTCTGTGCTGTGCCGTCGACGCGAGCGAACTGGACCAGTACCTGAAGAGGCTCGCGGAGCCCTCCCTCGGCATCGACGTCATCGTCATCGAGGCCAGCGGGCTGGCCGAGCCGCAGGAACTCGTGCGGATGCTGCTGGCCAGCGAGCATCCGGGGGTCGTGTACGGAGGGCTCGTCGAGGTCGTCGACGCCGTCGAGTTCGACGACACCCGTGCCCGGCATCCCGAGATCGACCGGCATCTCGCGCTGGCCGACCTCGTCGTGGTCAACAAGCTCGACCGGACGGCGGACGGCGAACGCGTCCTCGGGCTGGTCCGGTCCCTCGTCGACCGCGCCGCCGTCGTCCCGGCCACCTACGGCCGGATCGACCCCGAGTTCCTCTTCGACTGCCGCCCGAGCGAGGAGCGCATCGGGCAGCTGTCCTTCGACGACCTGCACGAGCACGGCAGTGACGACGACGGCCACACCGGCCACCTGCACGCCGCGTACGACAGCCTGTCGTTCGTCTCCCGGGAGCCCCTCGACCCGCGCCGGCTGATGACGTTCCTCGACAGCAGGCCCGAGGGGCTGTACCGGATCAAGGGTTACATCGACTTCGGGCCGCACGACGTCCGCAACCGTTACGCCGTCCACGCCGTCGGGCGGTTCCTGCGCTTCTACCCGGAGCCCTGGCCGGGCGGCGGTGAGCGCCTCACCCAGCTGGTCCTCATCGGCTCCGGGATCGACGCCCCCGCCCTCGGCAAGGAGCTGGAGGCCTGCAGGAGCGAGGCCCCACACGCTGACGAGCACGGCATGTGGGGCGTCCTGCGGTACGTGCGCGATCCCGAGGCGGATCTCGCGGACCCGGCCTAGACCGGCCCGGCCACCACGGCCACCGTCTTCGCCAGGGACACTCCCGAGCCGTCGCGGCGCGGGTCGATGTCCGGCAGGTCGGCCGGGGTGCCGTTCTTCTGCGCCGCCAGAGCGGGGACGGGGCCCGCCCAGGCCAGGGACAGGCAGTCCTCGCCCTTCAGGAACCGCTGGCAGCGGACGCCGCCCGTGGCGCGGCCCTTGCGCGGGTACTGGTCGAACGGGGTCAGCTTGGCCGTCGTCTGGACGGAGTCGTCCAGCGTGCCCCGCGAGCCCGCGACGGTGAAGACCACGGCGTCCACCGCCGGGTCCACCGCGGTGAAGGAGATGACCTTCGCGCCCTCGGTCAGCTTGATGCCGGCCACACCGCCGGCCGGACGGCCCTGCGCGCGGACCTGGGACGCCTGGAAGCGCAGCAACTGCGCGTCGTCGGTGACGAAGACCAGGTCCTCCTCGCCGGTGCGCAGCTCGACCGCGCCGACGATCCGGTCACCCTCCTTGAGAGTGATCACCTCCAGCTCGTCCTTGTTGGCCGGATAGTCCGGGACCACGCGCTTGACGACGCCCTGTGCCGTGCCGAGCGCCAGGCCCGGCGACGACTCGTCGAGCGTGGTCAGGCAGACCACCGTCTCGTCGTCCTCCAGGGAGACGAACTCCGCCAGCGGCGCGCCCCCCGCGAGGTTCGGTGCGGTCAGCGACTCCGGGAGCTGGGGCAGGTCGACCACGTTCAGCCGCAGCAGCCTGCCCGCCGAGGTGACCACGCCCACCTCGCCGCGGGCGGTGGCCGGCACCGCCGAGACGATCACGTCGTGCTTCACGCGCTGGGCACCGGCTTCCTCCGCGAACGGCTCGCCGTTCGCGGTACGGGCCAGAAGGCCCGTAGAGGACAGCAGCACCCGGCACGGGTCGTCGGCCACCTGGAGCGGCACGGCAGCGACCGGCGCGCCGCCCGACTCCAGCAGGACCGTACGCCGGTCGGTGCCGAACTTCTTGGCGACCGTGGCCAGTTCGGAGGAGACCAGCTTGCGCAGCTCCGCGTCCGAATCGAGGATCCGGGTCAGCTCCTCGATCTCCGTGGTGAGCCGGTCCTTCTCGGACTCCAGCTCGATGCGGTCGAACTTGGTCAGACGGCGCAGCGGCGTGTCGAGGATGTACTGCGTCTGCACCTCGCTCAGCGAGAACTGCTCCATCAGGCGCTGCTTGGCCTGCGCGGAGTTCTCGCTGGAGCGGATGAGGCGGATGACCTCGTCGATGTCCAGCAGGGCCGTCAGCAGGCCCTCGACCAGGTGCAGCCGGTCGCGCTTCTTGCCGCGGCGGAACTCCGAGCGCCGCCGGACGACGTTGAAGCGGTGGTCGAGGTAGACCTCCAGGAGTTCCTTCAGACCCAGGGTGAGCGGCTGGCCGTCGACCAGGGCCACGTTGTTGATGCCGAAGGACTCCTCCATCGGCGTCAGCTTGTAGAGCTGCTCCAGGACCGCCTCCGGCACGAAGCCGTTCTTGATCTCGATGACCAGGCGCAGGCCGTGCGCGCGGTCGGTCAGGTCCTTGACGTCGGCGATGCCCTGGATCTTCTTCGAACCGACCAGGTCCTTGATCTTGGCGATGACCTTCTCGGGGCCGACCGTGAAGGGCAGCTCCGTGACCACGAGGCCCTTGCGGCGGGCCGTCACGGGCTCCACCGACACCGTCGCCCGGATCTTGAACGTGCCGCGGCCGGACTCGTAGGCGTCCCGGATGCCCGACAGGC
It encodes the following:
- a CDS encoding sucrase ferredoxin, with translation MSTCSSVSRDFGEPISGTAATATTWLLLEQPGPWGAKALTSSHLDPALGRALEAAAKDTGVRIALIRRPGRHADRRMPAARRVYAAHVVPGNVWLYSASTPDPGELLGLDFAALGRGDHRSFGALLGGRPHDGDPLALVCTNGKRDRCCALLGRPLAAELATSGVEGVWEVTHLGGHRFSPTVLVLPYGYVYGRAEAHSLKEVLHGAREGRIVVEGCRGSSAWDRPGQAAELAVRTRAGEYGAQALSVVRTSGAAPRWEVTVDHADGRRWQVDVAQGAALPPRPESCGASVLGTPARMDVVAVHEVRVTTSLAS
- a CDS encoding citrate synthase — encoded protein: MRDQEPAPQDTERRLSTKEAAELLGVKPETVYAYVSRGQLSSRRVSGGRGSTFDAGEVEALARRNRRESVGGSGSGGELSVRTRLTLIGSDRYFFRGVDAVDLATRHTYEEVAEWLWTGRMLPGSTFTAPSASVAVARRAVAALPEHAAPADLLRVATIAAATADPLRFDLSEGAVPGTARTLIPTLVAALPPAGHRRRDEGPLAHRLWSRLSVHKDPDEASLRALDTALALLVDHDLAASTLAVRLAASARAHAYAAVSAGLGVIEGPLHGAASGLAHRLLQDVLDQGDAAPVIADELRAGRRIPGLGHRLYPGEDPRARALFALLEQIPRAEPALLAARDIVETTARHAPLHANVDLALAVLTASCGMAPSAGETIFAVARTAGWIAHALEEYGERPLRMRPSGLYTGPKPPQPLPE
- a CDS encoding citrate synthase/methylcitrate synthase, which encodes MSVNRSAATLVEAPRGLAGVVVTDTRIGDVRGREGFYHYRQYSAVDLARTRGFEDVWHLLVHGELPDAELSAAFSAETAALRRLPDGVRAALPAIAAAGGRSGPLAGMRTALSLLGAAKGFRPVYDIDAERRRRDTIEAAAAVPTLLTALHRLGKGLEPVEPCEGLTYAANYLYMLTGSVPTERHARAIEQYLISTIDHGFNASTFTARVIASTGADVAACLAGAVAALSGPLHGGAPSRALDTLDAIGTPDRIDPWVRQRVLAGERIMGFGHAIYRTEDPRSRLLREVAQGFGGPRVDFAVEVERRIEAILAELKPGRELHTNVEYYAGVVMELCGLPREMFTPTFAAGRAVGWSANILEQAEDTKIIRPVARYVGPEAPVPVPV
- a CDS encoding CobW family GTP-binding protein, translating into MSQPSPKPQQIPVVVLAGFLGSGKTTLLNHLLHRSGGSRIGAIVNDFGAIEIDAMAVAGALGDSTVSLGNGCLCCAVDASELDQYLKRLAEPSLGIDVIVIEASGLAEPQELVRMLLASEHPGVVYGGLVEVVDAVEFDDTRARHPEIDRHLALADLVVVNKLDRTADGERVLGLVRSLVDRAAVVPATYGRIDPEFLFDCRPSEERIGQLSFDDLHEHGSDDDGHTGHLHAAYDSLSFVSREPLDPRRLMTFLDSRPEGLYRIKGYIDFGPHDVRNRYAVHAVGRFLRFYPEPWPGGGERLTQLVLIGSGIDAPALGKELEACRSEAPHADEHGMWGVLRYVRDPEADLADPA
- a CDS encoding DNA gyrase/topoisomerase IV subunit A, with the protein product MARRSTKTPPDDSYEERILDIDVVDEMQGSFLEYAYSVIYSRALPDARDGLKPVHRRIVYQMNEMGLRPERGYVKCARVVGEVMGKLHPHGDASIYDALVRMAQPFSMRVPLVDGHGNFGSLGNDDPPAAMRYTECRMAEATSLMTESIDEDTVDFNPNYDGQEQEPVALPAAFPNLLVNGASGIAVGMATNMAPHNLREVIAAARHLIRYPNADLDALMKHVPGPDLPTGGRIVGLSGIRDAYESGRGTFKIRATVSVEPVTARRKGLVVTELPFTVGPEKVIAKIKDLVGSKKIQGIADVKDLTDRAHGLRLVIEIKNGFVPEAVLEQLYKLTPMEESFGINNVALVDGQPLTLGLKELLEVYLDHRFNVVRRRSEFRRGKKRDRLHLVEGLLTALLDIDEVIRLIRSSENSAQAKQRLMEQFSLSEVQTQYILDTPLRRLTKFDRIELESEKDRLTTEIEELTRILDSDAELRKLVSSELATVAKKFGTDRRTVLLESGGAPVAAVPLQVADDPCRVLLSSTGLLARTANGEPFAEEAGAQRVKHDVIVSAVPATARGEVGVVTSAGRLLRLNVVDLPQLPESLTAPNLAGGAPLAEFVSLEDDETVVCLTTLDESSPGLALGTAQGVVKRVVPDYPANKDELEVITLKEGDRIVGAVELRTGEEDLVFVTDDAQLLRFQASQVRAQGRPAGGVAGIKLTEGAKVISFTAVDPAVDAVVFTVAGSRGTLDDSVQTTAKLTPFDQYPRKGRATGGVRCQRFLKGEDCLSLAWAGPVPALAAQKNGTPADLPDIDPRRDGSGVSLAKTVAVVAGPV